From the Primulina tabacum isolate GXHZ01 chromosome 15, ASM2559414v2, whole genome shotgun sequence genome, one window contains:
- the LOC142527535 gene encoding vacuolar protein sorting-associated protein 22 homolog 1, with protein MRRRPGIGGLQNAAAARDQYRLLGENVAKLRTDLMKDQLATFRSQLEDFARKHKNDIRKNPTFRSQFHEMCAKVGVDPLASNKGFWAELLGIGDFYYELGVQIVDICLATRPLNGGLISLEELCNVLGQRRKSAREAISQDDCLRAISKLKVLGNGFEVISLGKKKLVRSVPTELNKDHNEILELAQGLGYVTVDEVQRRLSWSSGRATDALETLLEEGLAMIDDGHKDGRRRYWFPCVSSVSSYAVMDAV; from the exons ATGCGGCGAAGACCCGGAATCGGTGGTCTGCAGAACGCCGCCGCGGCCAGG GATCAATATCGACTTCTGGGAGAAAATGTGGCGAAACTGCGAACCGATCTAATGAAAGACCAGCTCGCTACTTTTCGTTCTCAGCTTGAGGACTTTGCTCGCAAGCACAAG AATGACATCCGCAAGAATCCAACTTTTCGATCTCAGTTTCATGAGATGTGTGCTAAAGTAGGAGTGGATCCTCTGGCCTCTAACAAGGGTTTTTGGGCTGAGTTGTTGGGGATTGGTGACTTTTACTACGAACTTG GTGTGCAAATTGTTGATATTTGTCTGGCCACTAGACCTCTCAATGGTGGTTTGATCAGCTTGGAAGAATTATGCAATGTGTTAGGTCAAAGAAGGAAGAGTGCTCGTGAGGCTATTTCTCAGGATGACTGTTTGCGAGCAATTAGTAAACTGAAG GTACTTGGTAATGGTTTTGAGGTGATATCTCTGGGTAAAAAGAAGCTTGTTAGGTCTGTTCCTACAGAGCTGAATAAGGACCACAATGAAATTTTAGAGCTTGCTCAG GGTCTAGGCTATGTGACTGTTGACGAAGTACAAAGACGACTCTCTTGGTCATCTGGACGTGCAACGGATGCCCTTGAAACTTTACTAGAA GAAGGTCTTGCTATGATTGATGATGGTCACAAGGATGGTAGACGTAGATATTGGTTTCCCTGTGTATCATCAGTATCTTCCTATGCAGTAATGGATGCTGTCTaa
- the LOC142526554 gene encoding uncharacterized protein LOC142526554, translating into MILLFNIRFRTHRAFMILFSIFFISGVYTREAQAYKAIFRPKDLLPLLPRQVSWPILKSLNNAADLMPSFIGAATAGNTPQLQWKGACFYNNTAWLEFNNKSESKFGGGTLHIKVSHAHSWTCMDLYVFATPYQVTWDYYILSREHTLEFKEWVSEAEFEYVKNRGVSIFLMQAGMLGTLRALWEVFPLFTGWGESSNIAFLKKHMDATFDVRPEPWVTNITVEDIQSGDFLVLSKIRGRWGGFETLEKWVTGSYAGHSAVCLRDSDGKLWVAESGNENEKGEDVIAILPWDEWWEFELTKDDANPHIALLPLLPELREKFNESAAWEYARSMSGRPYGYHNLIFSWIDTVSGNYPEPLDAHLVASCMTVWTQMQPSYAANLWIEALNKRLGTENSSLSDILVEVEKRGSSFGELLAVPEQDDWVYEDGKSTSCVAFVFELYKAAGLFGNLSSSIQVTEFTIKDAYSLKFFENNSSRLPKWCNDGDTVKSPYCQIRGKYRMELPGYNTVKPYPHMNEKCPSMPKDYYRPDGC; encoded by the exons ATGATACTTCTATTCAATATCAGGTTCAGAACCCATCGTGCGTTCATGATATTGTTTTCTATTTTCTTCATTTCTGGTGTGTACACTCGGGAAGCACAAGCCTATAAAGCAATCTTTCGTCCTAAAGATTTGTTGCCGCTGCTTCCCAGACAAGTTTCTTGGCCTATTCTGAAGTCTCTAAATAACGCGGCGGACCTTATGCCGTCTTTCATCGGAGCTGCCACTGCTGGTAACACTCCCCAATTACAGTGGAAAGGTGCTTGCTTTTACAATAACACTGCTTGGTTGGAGTTTAACAACAAAAGTGAGAGTAAATTTGGGGGCGGTACTCTTCATATTAAG GTAAGCCATGCTCATAGTTGGACATGCATGGATCTTTATGTCTTTGCAACTCCTTATCAAGTTACATGGGATTATTACATTTTATCTCGAGAACACACCCTCGAATTCAAAGAGTGGGTGTCAGAAGCTGAGTTTGAATAT GTAAAAAATAGAGGGGTATCGATCTTTCTCATGCAAGCAGGGATGTTAGGAACCCTTCGCGCTCTATGGGAAGTGTTCCCTTTGTTCACCGGATGGGGAGAGAGCTCTAATATTGCTTTTCTTAAAAAGCACATGGATGCTACTTTTGATGTACGTCCTGAACCGTGGGTTACTAACATTACTGTTGAGGATATCCAATCTGGAGATTTTCTTGTATTATCGAAAATCCGAGGTCGGTGGGGTGGTTTTGAGACATTAGAAAAGTGGGTAACTGGATCTTATGCTGGTCATTCTGCGGTCTGCCTAAGGGACTCTGATGGAAAGCTATGGGTTGCAGAATCAGGGAACGAGAATGAGAAG ggAGAAGATGTTATCGCTATCTTACCATGGGATGAATGGTGGGAATTTGAACTCACAAAAGACGATGCCAATCCACATATAGCATTGCTTCCTTTGCTTCCAGAACTCCGGGAAAAGTTCAATGAAAGTGCTGCCTGGGAATACGCACGAAGCATGTCAGGAAGGCCTTATGGTTATCACAATTTGATATTTAGTTGGATAGACACAGTCAGTGGGAATTACCCAGAACCTTTGGATGCTCACCTG GTGGCTTCTTGTATGACTGTTTGGACTCAGATGCAACCTTCATATGCCGCTAACTTGTGGATTGAAGCATTGAACAAACGTCTTGGAACTGAG AACTCTTCTCTTTCTGATATTCTTGTCGAAGTTGAGAAGCGTGGATCATCTTTTGGTGAATTGTTGGCCGTTCCGGAACAAGATGATTGGGTTTATGAAGATGGTAAGTCAACATCATGTGTCGCTTTTGTCTTCGAATTATACAAGGCGGCGGGGCTCTTTGGCAACCTTTCAAGCTCTATTCAAGTCACTGAGTTCACT ATAAAAGATGCTTACTCTCTcaagttttttgaaaataattcgAGCCGTTTACCTAAATGGTGTAACGATGGGGACACGGTAAAATCCCCCTACTGTCAAATTCGAGGAAAATATCGAATGGAATTACCGGGATACAACACCGTGAAACCTTACCCTCACATGAATGAAAAGTGCCCTTCGATGCCTAAAGATTATTACAGACCAGATGGCTGCTGA
- the LOC142526555 gene encoding protein FATTY ACID EXPORT 5-like isoform X1 produces MHDFCFTIPYGLLLVCGGVIGYGKKGSVASLTGGCGTGMFLVLAGYLSLQAFHKRKNSYFALILETAIAAVLTWVMGQRYLQTSKIMPAGIVAGLSFVMTGFYLYKIATGGNRFPPKE; encoded by the exons ATGCATGACTTTTGTTTCACGATCCCATATGGTCTGCTTCTGGTGTGTGGTGGCGTTATAGGATATGGAAAAAAGGGCAGTGTAGCGTCGCTGACTGGGGGCTGCGGGACTGGGATGTTTCTTGTTCTCGCTGGTTACCTCAGTCTCCAAGCATTCCATAAGCGCAAAAATTCTTACTTTGCCTTGATTCTTGAAACGG CTATTGCTGCCGTACTAACATGGGTCATGGGACAGCGATACTTGCAAACTTCCAAGATAATGCCTGCTGGTATTGTTGCTGGTCTCAG CTTCGTCATGACTGGATTTTATCTTTACAAGATTGCAACTGGTGGGAACCGTTTCCCACCTAAGGAGTAG
- the LOC142526555 gene encoding protein FATTY ACID EXPORT 6-like isoform X2 has protein sequence MHDFCFTIPYGLLLVCGGVIGYGKKGSVASLTGGCGTGMFLVLAGYLSLQAFHKRKNSYFALILETAIAAVLTWVMGQRYLQTSKIMPAGIVAGLRVHILVDHVFFAASS, from the exons ATGCATGACTTTTGTTTCACGATCCCATATGGTCTGCTTCTGGTGTGTGGTGGCGTTATAGGATATGGAAAAAAGGGCAGTGTAGCGTCGCTGACTGGGGGCTGCGGGACTGGGATGTTTCTTGTTCTCGCTGGTTACCTCAGTCTCCAAGCATTCCATAAGCGCAAAAATTCTTACTTTGCCTTGATTCTTGAAACGG CTATTGCTGCCGTACTAACATGGGTCATGGGACAGCGATACTTGCAAACTTCCAAGATAATGCCTGCTGGTATTGTTGCTGGTCTCAG GGTACATATACTTGTCGACCATGTCTTTTTTGCAGCTTCGTCATGA
- the LOC142526765 gene encoding DEAD-box ATP-dependent RNA helicase 32-like: MRGPKTKKFKLQNRLSEVNEIELLNSWIDSGKPDSGTNPLSQSHPPEKGQIGRLPDSSFSPYSGAEKFTQLPLSKKTKDGLTQATYSKMTDIQRASLPHSLCGRDILGAAKTGSGKTLAFVIPVLEKLYRARWGAEDGVGCIIMSPTRELAGQLFEVLKSVGRHHGFSAGLLIGGRKDVATEKERVNELNILVCTPGRLLQHMDETPNFDCSQLQVLVLDEADRILDVGFKKEINAIISQLPKKRQTLLFSATQTKSVQDLARLSLKDPEYLSVHEESETATPNRLLQTAMVVPLDQKLDMLWSFLKAHLSSRILVFLSSCKQVKFVFETFKKLRPGIPLTCLHGRMKQERRMGIYAQFCEKNSVLFSTDVASRGLDFNKAVDWVVQVDCPEDVASYIHRVGRTARYLSSGRSILFLTPSETNMLQKLQEKKIPIRFIKANTKRLQPVSGLLKALLVKYPDLQYLAQRAFITYLRSIHKQHDKEIFDVAKLPIDEFSASLGLPMTPKVRFLKTKVKDNKVYEESTLASESNGAENQFKLLKETSGTGVTDEAEFLTENGLSLKMATRHFGEDNTPDIRDDVPVTRILKNKKLKINVDRPAGRRVVFDDDSDSDTSTSPTKLANTQTRSDSNKLDKDMVNQRYTKQREMMNEVDKEDKALYHQRLREKRIKQKMKLKRRRDENGEGEDEDEDDLSGSDKGAATVRVNKKSKIYFHDSDDGEIWKGKANTSTSTDSITLAEQEELALKLLSSMHS, from the exons ATGAGAGGACCCAAAACCAAGAAGTTCAAATTGCAGAATCGGTTATCCGAGGTTAATGAAATCGAGCTACTCAATTCATGGATCGATTCGGGGAAGCCTGACTCCGGTACCAATCCGCTCTCCCAGTCTCATCCACCGGAAAAAGGTCAAATTGGGAGGCTCCCTGACAGTTCCTTTTCTCCATATTCCGGGGCTGAGAAATTCACCCAACTGCCTCTATCGAAGAAAACCAAAGATGGATTGACGCAAGCCACGTATTCGAAAATGACTGACATTCAGAGGGCTTCACTCCCACACTCGCTATGCGGCCGTGACATCCTTGGAGCTGCTAAAACGGGGTCTGGAAAGACTTTGGCTTTTGTTATCCCG GTTTTAGAGAAGTTATACAGAGCTAGATGGGGTGCAGAGGACGGGGTTGGATGCATTATCATGTCTCCCACTAGAGAATTAGCCGGTCAGCTTTTTGAAGTATTAAAATCTGTGGGGAGGCACCACGGCTTCAGTGCTGGACTTCTAATTGGTGGTCGCAAGGATGTTGCTACCGAGAAAGAGCGTGTAAATGAGCTGAACATTTTGGTCTGTACTCCTGGTCGACTACTTCAGCACATGGATGAAACCCCAAATTTTGACTGTTCACAACTTCAG GTGTTAGTTCTTGATGAAGCAGATCGTATTCTTGATGTTGGTTTTAAGAAAGAAATAAATGCTATAATATCTCAACTACCAAAAAAGAGGCAAACATTATTATTCTCTGCAACACAGACAAAGTCTGTTCAAGATCTTGCAAGACTCAGTCTGAAAGATCCAGAGTACCTTAGCGTGCATGAGGAGTCTGAAACTGCTACACCTAATCGATTACTGCAGACAGCTATGGTTGTTCCTCTTGACCAAAAGCTTGACATGTTATGGAGTTTTCTAAAGGCACATCTCAGTTCAAGGATACTGGTCTTTCTTTCAAGTTGTAAGCAG GTAAAGTTTGTTTTTGAAACATTTAAGAAACTTCGTCCTGGAATCCCACTGACATGTCTCCATGGAAGGATGAAGCAGGAAAGACGAATGGGAATATATGCACAATTCTGTGAGAAGAATTCTGTACTTTTTTCTACAGATGTGGCTTCTAGAGGACTTGATTTTAATAAAGCTGTCGATTGGGTTGTCCAG GTAGATTGCCCTGAAGATGTTGCTTCTTACATACACAGAGTAGGGCGCACTGCCCGTTACCTTTCTAGTGGGAGATCAATTTTATTCCTTACACCCTCGGAGACAAACATGCTTCAAAAATTACAAGAGAAAAAGATACCTATTCGATTTATTAAG GCAAATACCAAAAGGTTGCAACCTGTTTCAGGATTGTTAAAAGCATTATTAGTCAAATACCCTGATTTGCAATATCTGGCTCAGAGAGCCTTTATAACGTATTTGAGGTCCATCCATAAGCAGCATGATAAGGAGATTTTTGATGTTGCTAAACTTCCGATAGATGAATTCTCAGCATCATTAGGTCTCCCCATGACCCCAAAGGTCCGTTTTCTGAAAACAAAAGTTAAGGACAACAAAGTGTACGAAGAATCGACCCTTGCTTCAGAAAGCAATGGTGCTGAGAATCAATTCAAACTGTTAAAAGAAACTTCAGGCACTGGTGTAACTGATGAAGCAGAATTTCTTACGGAGAATGGCCTTAGTTTGAAGATGGCCACTCGGCATTTTGGAGAAGATAATACTCCTGATATTAGAGATGATGT GCCTGTAACTAGGATTTTAAAGAACAAAAAGCTAAAGATCAATGTGGATAGACCGGCAGGCAGACGGGTTGTATTTGATGATGATAGTGATAGTGACACTTCAACTTCTCCTACAAAACTAGCCAATACCCAGACTCGGTCTGATTCCAATAAGCTGGACAAGGACATGG taaatcaaagATACACCAAGCAGAGGGAGATGATGAATGAGGTGGACAAGGAAGACAAAGCTTTGTACCACCAACGGTTAAGAGAAAAGCGCATCAAACAAAAGATGAAGTTGAAGAGGCGAAGAGATGAGAATGGTGAGGGTGAGGATGAGGATGAGGATGATCTCTCTGGTTCAGACAAAGGCGCAGCCACTGTAAGAGTCAATAAAAAGTCGAAGATCTATTTCCATGATAGCGACGATGGTGAGATTTGGAAAGGTAAAGCAAATACTAGCACAAGTACCGACTCCATTACTCTTGCAGAGCAAGAGGAATTGGCTCTCAAGTTGTTGAGTTCAATGCATTCCTAA
- the LOC142527339 gene encoding uncharacterized protein LOC142527339, protein MNQVNQGEGSVVPFAHQVKKRRGRPRKDTSLKHARAAHAPPGFEVKQEYHPRRDYKTNADSMVGQAVTGVVEATFDTGYLLTLRIGNSNTNFRGVVFKPGHYAPITAETDVAPHLQMIKRNDIRLPHEHQSWSRSQKLSIQTTGLLPSKLKYPSPVTAPPIPPVGARGTVVPVILQPVNRSNGFSGSNQMPSVTSRAPHVMAFGNKDDRVVESSAMLPPDQSILASQIFVTTQSNSSLQVPKGSEQNDNVSSLNEGIPVAGHGEEGKPMKSTDVISPDSSQSTDSQVESDSEAWESSPENSGMVSNQETGNSNEPFLTESLQTTFVAKPLFTYGSGRMTELLKAVHENIKDSPMQIAEQLSFASQVEFHATRSAETDPKNEASIP, encoded by the exons ATGAATCAAGTTAATCAAGGTGAGGGCTCTGTTGTCCCATTTGCCCATCAAGTAAAGAAGCGACGAGGTCGTCCACGTAAAGATACAAGTCTTAAGCATGCTCGAGCTGCTCATGCACCTCCTGGTTTTGAAGTCAAGCAAGAATACCATCCTCGGAGAGATTATAAAACAAATGCTGATAGTATGGTTGGCCAGGCTGTGACTGGTGTTGTTGAGGCCACATTTGATACTGGTTATTTGCTCACTCTCAGAATAGGCAactcaaacacaaattttagggGTGTGGTTTTTAAGCCAGGGCATTATGCTCCTATCACTGCTGAAACTGATGTAGCTCCACATCTCCAAATGATCAAAAGAAACGATATCCGTCTCCCACATGAGCACCAAAGTTGGTCACGAAGCCAGAAACTTTCCATCCAAACAACTGGTCTGTTGCCTTCAAAATTAAAGTATCCCTCACCAGTAACAGCTCCTCCTATTCCCCCTGTGGGTGCAAGAGGCACCGTGGTTCCTGTTATCCTTCAACCTGTTAACCGTTCAAATGGGTTTTCAGGTTCCAATCAAATGCCATCAGTTACATCCCGGGCTCCTCACGTGATGGCTTTTGGAAACAAAGATGATCGTGTGGTTGAATCGTCAGCTATGTTACCTCCAGATCAATCTATTCTAGCTAGTCAGATTTTTGTGACCACACAATCCAATTCGAGCCTCCAAGTTCCCAAAGGAAGCGAGCAGAATGACAATGTTTCTTCACTTAATGAAGGCATCCCTGTGGCTGGACACGGTGAGGAAGGCAAGCCGATGAAATCAACGGATGTTATTTCACCAGACTCATCACAATCAACAGATAGTCAGGTCGAGAGTGACTCAGAAGCTTGGGAATCTTCACCAGAAAATTCAGGCATGGTATCAAACCAGGAGACTGGAAATTCGAATGAGCCCTTCCTGACCGAGTCCCTGCAAACAACTTTTGTTGCAAAACCTCTGTTCACCTATGGATCTGGAAGAATGACCGAGCTTTTAAAG GCTGTGcatgaaaatataaaagataGCCCGATGCAAATTGCTGAACAACTGAGTTTTGCATCCCAAGTTGAATTTCATGCAACCAGGAGTGCGGAAACTGATCCTAAAAATGAAGCAAGCATCCCTTGA
- the LOC142526467 gene encoding OVARIAN TUMOR DOMAIN-containing deubiquitinating enzyme 2: MEGIVVRRVIPSDNSCLFNAVGYVMDHDKNKASELRQVIAATVASDPDKYSEAFLGKTNEEYCTWILNPEKWGGAIELAILADYCGREIAAYDIQTTRCDIYGQDKSYNERAMLIYDGLHYDALAMSPFEGAPEEFDQTIFSVLKDRKLGPVDQLALNLVKDQQRKRSYTDTSNFTLRCGVCQIGVIGQKEAVEHAQATGHVNFQEYR, encoded by the exons ATGGAAGGTATAGTTGTTAGGAGAGTTATTCCTTCTGATAACAGTTGCCTCTTCAACGCAGTCGG TTATGTCATGGACCACGACAAAAACAAAGCTTCTGAGTTGAGACAG GTCATAGCTGCAACTGTAGCCAGTGATCCAGATAAGTATTCTGAAGCATTCCTTGGAAAGACTAATGAAGAATATTGTACATGGATTCTTAACCCAGAGAAGTGGGGAG GTGCTATTGAACTTGCTATATTGGCTGACTATTGCGGCCGTGAGATTGCAGCATACGATATACAGACCACCAGATGTGATATCTATGGACAG GATAAAAGCTATAACGAAAGAGCTATGCTGATCTATGACGGGCTCCATTACGACGCTTTGGCT ATGTCTCCCTTTGAAGGAGCACCAGAAGAGTTTGATCAGACGATATTCAGTGTTCTGAAGGACCGCAAATTGGGGCCAGTTGACCAACTTGCTCTTAACCTGGTTAAAGACCAGCAAAG GAAAAGGAGTTATACGGACACTTCCAACTTCACTCTACGTTGTGGAGTATGCCAAATTGGGGTCATTGGACAAAAG GAAGCAGTGGAGCACGCTCAGGCGACCGGTCATGTGAACTTTCAAGAATACAGATGA
- the LOC142526465 gene encoding uncharacterized protein LOC142526465, whose product MEKWKFTESLTDNYCDFNPNSNPRSTHNLGTQIIQSQCLTSKERNSPPSLLSLCLGVVGSNLEDIIDDLAEVAPTFPSDIKMALVAIARRRKLLDDDLIIAFAEYSWEILDLSGSDVSDTGLNHVVTICKNLRALDISRCSRLSSNGVSELLQNCHALETLRWGGCSRSDYAARHCLNFLKPNLVYMEGESWEDLDTTNVAHGAQSLRWLVWPTVDKNSEEILAHECPRIRVNPKPSLLGLRGSGVPPGALLQYVLDDPIVKDLDPKTWAVSGFIPRTAAQPISSPDELSIAEKFRLAFLERDTRLAPKRAKNARQHQRRAEKEWVMMNSRAKALALASQAKRSVHLKNL is encoded by the exons ATGGAAAAGTGGAAATTTACAGAAAGCCTTACCGATAATTATTGTGATTTTAATCCGAATTCCAATCCAAGATCAACCCACAATTTAGGCACGCAAATCATTCAATCCC AATGTTTGACGTCAAAGGAGCGGAACTCGCCACCGAGCTTGCTGAGCTTGTGTCTTGGAGTGGTGGGTAGCAATCTTGAGGACATTATTGATGACTTGGCTGAGGTTGCTCCTACTTTCCCCTCGGATATTAAG ATGGCTTTGGTGGCAATTGCAAGAAGAAGAAAGTTACTGGATGATGACCTTATCATTGCCTTTGCAGAATATTCATGGGAGATACTTGACCTTTCTGGTTCAGATGTTTCGGATACCGGACTTAATCATGTAGTTACGATTTGTAAAAATCTAAGGGCCCTGGATATCAG TCGATGCAGCAGATTGTCATCAAATGGCGTTTCTGAACTTCTTCAGAATTGTCATGCGCTTGAGACATTGAGATGGGG AGGTTGCTCCAGGAGTGACTATGCTGCCCGTCATTGTTTGAATTTCTTAAAACCAAATCTCGTTTATATGGAGGGAGAATCGTGGGAGGATCTTGATACTACCAACGTTGCACATGGTGCACAGTCACTTCGATGGCTTGTCTGG CCTACAGTCGACAAGAATTCAGAGGAGATCTTAGCCCATGAATGCCCGCGCATTAGAGTAAATCCTAAACCATCACTTTTGGGTCTCAGGGGCTCTGGAGTTCCTCCAGGAGCATTATTGCAATATGTATTGGATGACCCCATCGTGAAAGATCTAGATCCGAAAACTTGGGCTGTCTCTGGGTTCATTCCAAGAACTGCAGCTCAACCGATTTCAAGTCCAGATGAATTATCCATAGCTGAGAAATTCAGGCTAGCGTTTCTTGAAAGAGACACTCGGTTAGCCCCAAAGAGGGCGAAGAACGCAAGGCAACATCAACGACGTGCAGAGAAGGAATGGGTGATGATGAATTCGAGAGCAAAAGCGTTGGCACTTGCCTCACAAGCTAAGAGATCTGTCCACCTCAAGAACTTGTGA
- the LOC142526139 gene encoding protein S40-4-like codes for MESKYGLYSPGSSGWTWLKNEEFQEEDVWGAFQKIQDSISRDKTTYMSKGLQYPASSIPNPNKKSFAGEPEIVQRRSTPLSIPDWPKIYGTSCSETYKNSCFWLDAADFNRGESYRGFPRNRWNSDIEEEEDYDDGEMEGSTVIPPHIWIAKKIRPSSSVCEGAGRTLKGRDLLSVRNAVLTRTGFLESKSKRL; via the coding sequence ATGGAGAGTAAATACGGTTTATACAGCCCTGGAAGCAGTGGCTGGACATGGTTGAAAAACGAAGAATTCCAGGAGGAGGATGTGTGGGGAGCTTTCCAGAAAATACAGGATTCCATTTCCAGGGACAAGACCACTTACATGTCAAAAGGCCTCCAATACCCAGCCAGTTCAATACCGAATCCCAACAAAAAATCTTTTGCTGGCGAACCCGAAATCGTTCAACGTCGCTCCACACCTTTGAGCATACCTGACTGGCCAAAAATTTACGGAACCAGCTGTTCAGAAACCTACAAGAATTCTTGTTTTTGGCTGGATGCAGCAGATTTCAATAGGGGCGAGAGTTACCGTGGATTCCCACGAAACAGGTGGAACAGCGatattgaagaagaagaagattaCGATGATGGAGAAATGGAAGGGAGCACAGTGATACCTCCTCACATATGGATCGCTAAGAAAATACGTCCTTCATCTTCTGTGTGTGAAGGTGCTGGAAGGACACTCAAAGGCAGAGATTTACTCAGTGTGAGAAACGCTGTTCTTACCAGAACTGGATTTCTCGAATCAAAATCAAAACGTTTGTAG